A window of the Methanoregula sp. genome harbors these coding sequences:
- the recQ gene encoding DNA helicase RecQ, giving the protein MIKPDELLKKYWGYHEFLPHQKEIIESVINGNDTLAIMATGGGKSLCYQLPALYLGGLTVVISPLISLMKDQVDDLNARGIPAAAYNSSLEYRDRTRIENDLKEGNLRLLFISPEKCMQTNFLDSLRASPVHLIAIDEAHCISEWGHNFRPEYRQLAQLKKVFPAVPLVALTATAIPEVRRDIRDQLGLSQAKEFIGSFNRKNLQYRIILKKNPMVFLANYVSQHRNDSGIIYCLSKKETEEIASDLQKRGFRAQAYHAGLSKPVREKVQDAFIRDAINIVCATVAFGMGIDKPDVRYVIHYDLPKTVESYYQETGRAGRDGLYSECILLYSRGDYSRVRSMLEHDDAAGERNLRLALKKLQEMTEYCETTTCRRKFLLNYFGEDYPEANCASCDNCDHPPDMIDSTGPATMIVACVKQLPSRFGIELISDVLRGSKSTKIQDYHLDSLPVYGSGKKYSKAQYRTWINELVRQGYLDRTGDKYPVICCTGKSEELLKGRAQVMLPVPERETAKHAPAMNRESASTEDAALFLRLKSLRKVIADRNGVPPYVIFPDKSLHEMACARPGDRQSFSLISGVGEYKLEKYGPEFMEEIRKG; this is encoded by the coding sequence ATGATCAAACCCGATGAACTCCTGAAAAAATACTGGGGATACCATGAGTTCCTGCCCCACCAGAAGGAGATCATCGAATCTGTTATTAACGGCAATGACACGCTCGCGATCATGGCAACCGGTGGCGGAAAGTCGCTCTGCTACCAGTTGCCGGCCCTGTACCTTGGCGGTCTCACGGTGGTCATCTCCCCCCTCATCTCGCTCATGAAGGACCAGGTTGACGATCTCAATGCCCGGGGAATACCGGCAGCGGCCTACAACAGTTCGCTTGAGTATCGCGATCGGACCCGTATCGAAAACGACTTAAAAGAGGGAAATCTGCGGCTCCTGTTCATCTCACCGGAAAAATGCATGCAGACCAATTTTTTGGATTCCCTCAGGGCTTCTCCGGTTCATCTGATCGCGATCGATGAAGCGCACTGCATCTCGGAATGGGGCCACAACTTCCGGCCGGAATACCGGCAGCTCGCCCAATTGAAAAAAGTCTTTCCGGCAGTGCCGCTCGTGGCACTAACCGCAACAGCAATTCCTGAAGTGCGCAGGGACATCCGCGATCAGCTCGGGTTGTCGCAGGCTAAGGAATTCATCGGCAGTTTCAACCGGAAAAATCTGCAGTACCGCATCATCTTAAAGAAAAACCCGATGGTCTTTCTGGCAAATTACGTAAGCCAGCACCGGAATGATTCCGGGATCATCTACTGCCTCAGTAAGAAAGAGACCGAGGAGATTGCGTCCGATCTCCAGAAACGCGGGTTCAGGGCGCAGGCCTACCACGCAGGGCTCTCAAAACCGGTGCGGGAAAAGGTCCAGGACGCGTTTATCCGCGATGCGATCAATATCGTCTGCGCCACCGTAGCATTCGGTATGGGCATCGACAAACCCGATGTCCGGTATGTCATTCACTACGATCTCCCCAAGACCGTGGAATCCTACTACCAGGAGACCGGACGGGCAGGGCGCGACGGCCTGTACAGCGAATGCATTCTTCTCTACAGCCGGGGGGATTACTCCCGGGTCCGTTCCATGCTGGAGCATGACGATGCCGCTGGAGAGCGGAATCTCCGGCTGGCACTCAAAAAACTCCAGGAGATGACGGAGTATTGCGAAACCACCACGTGCCGGCGGAAATTCCTGCTCAACTATTTTGGCGAGGACTACCCTGAGGCGAATTGCGCATCGTGCGACAACTGCGATCACCCGCCCGATATGATCGACAGCACAGGGCCGGCCACGATGATTGTTGCCTGCGTGAAGCAGCTGCCCTCACGGTTCGGCATCGAACTGATATCCGATGTACTTCGCGGTTCAAAGAGTACAAAAATACAGGATTACCACCTGGACAGCCTGCCGGTCTATGGCTCCGGGAAAAAGTACAGCAAGGCCCAGTACCGCACCTGGATCAACGAGCTGGTCCGGCAGGGATACCTGGACCGGACGGGCGACAAGTACCCGGTAATCTGCTGTACCGGAAAAAGCGAGGAACTGCTCAAAGGAAGAGCGCAGGTCATGCTCCCGGTTCCCGAACGCGAAACGGCAAAGCATGCACCAGCCATGAACAGGGAGAGCGCGAGTACGGAAGATGCGGCACTCTTCCTGCGCCTGAAATCCCTCAGGAAGGTAATCGCAGACCGGAACGGGGTCCCACCCTATGTCATCTTCCCGGACAAGAGTCTGCATGAAATGGCCTGTGCCCGACCGGGTGACCGGCAGAGTTTTTCTCTTATTTCCGGAGTCGGGGAATACAAGCTGGAGAAGTACGGGCCGGAGTTTATGGAAGAGATAAGGAAAGGGTGA